In one Paramisgurnus dabryanus chromosome 21, PD_genome_1.1, whole genome shotgun sequence genomic region, the following are encoded:
- the rbp7a gene encoding retinoid-binding protein 7a isoform X2 — MPASMCGTWDMLSNVNFEGYMIALGIGMYTRKVALKLKLRKVIEQVGDQYVIKTLSTFRNYVFSFRVNEEFQEFTKGLDNRHCKSLVQWEGNKIVCVQNGEKKNRGWAHWIEDDKLHLELYCEDQVCKQVFKRVV, encoded by the exons ATGCCTGCCAGTATGTGTGGTACATGGGATATGCTTAGCAATGTCAACTTTGAAGGATACATGATTGCTTTAG GAATCGGCATGTATACCCGTAAGGTCGCCCTAAAGCTGAAACTGCGTAAAGTGATCGAGCAGGTGGGGGATCAGTATGTCATCAAGACCCTCAGCACTTTTAGAAACTATGTTTTTTCATTCAGGGTGAATGAGGAGTTTCAAGAGTTTACCAAGGGACTGGATAACAGACACTGCAAG TCCCTGGTTCAATGGGAGGGGAACAAGATTGTGTGTGTTCAAAACGGTGAGAAAAAGAACCGAGGTTGGGCACACTGGATCGAGGATGATAAACTCCATTTG GAGTTGTACTGTGAAGATCAAGTCTGCAAGCAAGTTTTCAAACGGGTTGTCTGA
- the rbp7a gene encoding retinoid-binding protein 7a isoform X1 has protein sequence MTSQEEIKVVLLACGSFNPITNMHLRMFELARDHLEDSGKYRVVKGIISPVGDSYKKKGLIDASHRLKMARLATQNSDWITVDDWECQQPEWVETAKVVRHHYEELISSENNNDDVDTVRGGKRRKLKQNESICQSSSYINTNEVTPQLKLLCGADVLESFGVPNLWKPEDIEEIVGRYGVACITRCGGDPEKFINQSDVLYRHRKNIHVIREWVTNEISATHVRRSLRRRQSVRYLLPDAVVNYIQENNLYSAESEKKNADVILAPLQRYTCTNKSGHL, from the exons ATGACATCGCAAGAGGAAATCAAAGTTGTGCTGCTGGCATGCGGGTCGTTCAACCCCATCACAAACATGCACCTGCGCATGTTTGAACTGGCTCGTGACCACCTTGAAGACAGTG GAAAATACAGGGTGGTAAAGGGTATAATATCTCCAGTTGGAGACAGCTATAAGAAGAAAGGTCTGATTGACGCCTCTCATCGGTTGAAGATGGCCAGACTTGCCACCCAGAATTCTGATTGGATCACAGTGGATGACTGGGAGTGTCAGCAGCCAGAGTGGGTGGAGACAGCCAAAGTAGTACG gcaCCATTATGAAGAACTCATTTCCAGTGAGAACAACAATGATGATGTGGACACAGTGAGAGGTGGGAAGAGACGAAAACTGAAGCAAAACGAAAGCATCTGTCAGAGTTCATCTTATATTAACACAAATGAAG TCACTCCCCAGCTGAAACTACTATGTGGTGCCGATGTACTGGAGTCCTTTGGTGTTCCCAACCTTTGGAAGCCAGAAGACATTGAAGAGATAGTGGGACGCTACGGCGTGGCGTGCATTACCAGATGTGGTGGCGACCCTGAGAAATTCATCAATCAGTCTGATGTGCTGTACAGACACCGCAAGAACATACATGTGATTCGAGAATGGGTGACCAATGAGATCTCAGCCACTCATGTGCGGCGGTCCCTGCGCAGGAGACAGAGTGTACGCTACCTTCTGCCCGACGCTGTGGTGAACTATATTCAGGAGAACAACCTGTACAGTGCAGAGAGTGAGAAGAAGAATGCTGATGTCATACTTGCCCCTCTCCAAAGATACACTTGCACTAATAAGTCTGGTCATCTTTGA
- the rbp7a gene encoding retinoid-binding protein 7a isoform X3 — MTSQEEIKVVLLACGSFNPITNMHLRMFELARDHLEDSGKYRVVKGIISPVGDSYKKKGLIDASHRLKMARLATQNSDWITVDDWECQQPEWVETAKVVRHHYEELISSENNNDDVDTVRGGKRRKLKQNESICQIPKLCYLLGIGMYTRKVALKLKLRKVIEQVGDQYVIKTLSTFRNYVFSFRVNEEFQEFTKGLDNRHCKSLVQWEGNKIVCVQNGEKKNRGWAHWIEDDKLHLELYCEDQVCKQVFKRVV; from the exons ATGACATCGCAAGAGGAAATCAAAGTTGTGCTGCTGGCATGCGGGTCGTTCAACCCCATCACAAACATGCACCTGCGCATGTTTGAACTGGCTCGTGACCACCTTGAAGACAGTG GAAAATACAGGGTGGTAAAGGGTATAATATCTCCAGTTGGAGACAGCTATAAGAAGAAAGGTCTGATTGACGCCTCTCATCGGTTGAAGATGGCCAGACTTGCCACCCAGAATTCTGATTGGATCACAGTGGATGACTGGGAGTGTCAGCAGCCAGAGTGGGTGGAGACAGCCAAAGTAGTACG gcaCCATTATGAAGAACTCATTTCCAGTGAGAACAACAATGATGATGTGGACACAGTGAGAGGTGGGAAGAGACGAAAACTGAAGCAAAACGAAAGCATCTGTCAGA TTCCAAAACTCTGTTATCTTTTAGGAATCGGCATGTATACCCGTAAGGTCGCCCTAAAGCTGAAACTGCGTAAAGTGATCGAGCAGGTGGGGGATCAGTATGTCATCAAGACCCTCAGCACTTTTAGAAACTATGTTTTTTCATTCAGGGTGAATGAGGAGTTTCAAGAGTTTACCAAGGGACTGGATAACAGACACTGCAAG TCCCTGGTTCAATGGGAGGGGAACAAGATTGTGTGTGTTCAAAACGGTGAGAAAAAGAACCGAGGTTGGGCACACTGGATCGAGGATGATAAACTCCATTTG GAGTTGTACTGTGAAGATCAAGTCTGCAAGCAAGTTTTCAAACGGGTTGTCTGA
- the lzic gene encoding protein LZIC yields the protein MASRGKSETSKLKQNMEEQLDRLMQQLQDLEECREELDEEEYEETKKETLEQMSEFNESLKKFMSGNMTLVDELGGMQLAIQAAISQAFKTPEVIRLFAKKQPGQLRTRLAEMDRDVMVGKLPRDVYTQQKVEILTALRKLGEKLTPEDEAFLAANASAKLSQFEKVTASLGSEDKIMALASSGVEKTQT from the exons ATGGCGTCTCGGGGTAAATCAGAAACGAGTAAACTGAAACAAAACATGGAAGAACAGCTGGACCGGTTGATGCAACAACTGCAAGATTTAGAGGAGTGCAG GGAAGAACTTGATGAGGAGGAGTATGAGGAAACTAAAAAAGAGACATTAGAGCAAATGAGCGAGTTCAATGAATCCCTGAAGAAGTTTATGTCTGGGAATATGACACTAGTAGATGAATTGGGGGGAATGCAACTG GCGATCCAAGCTGCCATCAGTCAGGCATTTAAGACGCCTGAAGTTATTCGgctgtttgccaaaaagcagcCAGGGCAGCTGAGGACAAGACTGGCTGAG ATGGACCGTGACGTAATGGTTGGAAAGCTTCCTCGAGATGTCTATACTCAGCAGAAAGTGGAGATCCTCACAGCTCTTAGAAAACTTGGCGAGAAG CTTACACCAGAAGATGAAGCGTTTCTTGCTGCCAATGCTAGTGCTAAACTGAGCCAGTTTGAGAAGGTCACTGCTAGCCTAG GATCGGAAGATAAGATTATGGCATTGGCCAGTTCTGGCGTCGAGAAAACCCAGACATAA